A window of Haloarcula sp. H-GB4 contains these coding sequences:
- a CDS encoding DUF192 domain-containing protein: protein MRLVHDPDGAARPLATEVEYAESMLEQGRGLMFRSSIPDDYALVFPFDHASRQFIHMLFVRFSLDVLWLVDEEVQAVETLQPWRSVGYANADTVIELPGGAASDVSEGDTVRLES from the coding sequence ATGCGGCTCGTTCACGACCCCGACGGCGCGGCACGCCCGCTGGCAACGGAGGTGGAGTACGCCGAGTCGATGCTCGAACAGGGCCGGGGGCTGATGTTCCGGTCATCGATTCCCGACGACTACGCGCTCGTCTTTCCATTCGACCACGCGAGCCGACAGTTCATCCATATGTTATTCGTCCGGTTCTCGCTCGATGTGCTCTGGCTCGTCGACGAAGAGGTCCAGGCCGTCGAAACCCTGCAACCCTGGCGCTCGGTCGGTTACGCGAACGCGGACACTGTCATCGAATTGCCCGGGGGTGCGGCGTCGGACGTTTCCGAAGGTGACACGGTCCGTCTGGAATCCTGA